In Alphaproteobacteria bacterium, one DNA window encodes the following:
- a CDS encoding sulfite exporter TauE/SafE family protein, protein MTIYYIHNFNLKNTNIIFFMYESSLITIVFTLAFFFESIMGFGGLLIALSILSFFLEIKALTPVIIYVGFTASMVVLFTDRKTINWSLLIKTIFPISIIGLLIGVNLFSNISEAILLKVFAIFLVVVTLKSLIFLKLKLKLKSYFRFPLLFAGGIAHGLFSIGGPFTLLAVKESFINKNSLRSTMAFYFAFFNLVRFLQLNYLKKYEFAEFFLMWWLIIPISLAVLLGYRIHLRIPEDIFKKIINILLLAAGLIYITK, encoded by the coding sequence ATGACTATCTATTATATACATAATTTTAATCTTAAAAACACTAATATAATATTTTTTATGTATGAATCAAGTCTTATCACCATAGTCTTCACTTTAGCTTTCTTTTTTGAAAGTATTATGGGTTTTGGTGGTTTGTTAATAGCATTGTCAATTTTAAGTTTTTTTTTAGAGATTAAGGCTTTAACCCCAGTGATAATTTATGTAGGTTTTACTGCAAGTATGGTTGTTTTATTTACAGACAGAAAGACTATTAACTGGAGCTTGCTTATAAAAACTATTTTTCCAATTTCAATAATAGGATTGTTAATAGGAGTAAATTTATTTAGCAATATATCTGAAGCTATTTTGCTTAAGGTTTTTGCTATTTTTTTAGTTGTAGTTACGCTTAAATCCTTAATTTTCTTAAAGTTAAAGTTAAAGTTAAAAAGTTATTTTAGATTTCCATTATTATTTGCAGGAGGTATAGCGCATGGTTTATTTAGTATAGGTGGGCCATTTACTTTGCTTGCGGTAAAAGAAAGTTTTATTAATAAAAATAGCTTGCGTTCAACCATGGCATTCTATTTTGCTTTTTTTAACTTAGTAAGATTTTTGCAGCTAAATTATCTTAAAAAATATGAATTTGCAGAGTTTTTTCTAATGTGGTGGCTAATTATACCGATTTCACTTGCAGTTTTGTTAGGATATCGTATTCATTTAAGGATTCCTGAAGATATCTTTAAAAAGATAATTAATATATTATTATTAGCGGCAGGATTAATTTATATTACAAAATAG
- the thrS gene encoding threonine--tRNA ligase, with protein sequence MSLAHQEENIIITFPDGKQQQYNNGITALEIANSISKSLAKKTIAATINGKQVDTYYPLTCSGELKFITLDDEGDEVQEIIRHDCAHLMAQAVKELYPEVQVTIGPAIENGFYYDFVRETPFKIDDLNKIEKKMRKLAEQNIEVTCEVWQRNEAKKFFLDQGETYKAEIIESIPEDQEITLYRQGNFIDLCRGPHARSTNFIKNFKLTKVSGAYWRGDSKNQMLQRIYGTAFAKKEQLEEYLFRVEEAEKRDHRKLGKDLNLFHIQEEATGSIFWHKNGTILYNLIQEFVRKVQNDNGYFEVKTPMLIDKSLWEKSGHWSKFQENMFIAQSEGRELALKPMNCPAHIQVFNQKVTSYKDLPYRMAEFGCCHRNEPSGALHGLMRVRGFVQDDAHIFCTEEQVTEETKNFSNLLLEVYKVFSFAKVKIKFSDRPDKRAGTDETWDKAENALKKAIEAVGIPYELNPGEGAFYGPKIEFVLTDTIGRDWQCGTLQVDFVLPERLDAKYTDNSGNQVRPVLIHRAILGSFERFIGILIEHYGGKFPLWLAPDQVAIATVTNKVDEYADEVARTLAQIGIRYIKDISSDKIGYKIRKYSNLKVPMIFILGEDEMNNKTVQIRKLGEVEQENLELSKINNRLKDIILVPSC encoded by the coding sequence ATGTCATTAGCTCATCAAGAAGAAAACATTATAATTACTTTTCCAGATGGAAAACAACAGCAATATAATAATGGAATTACTGCACTAGAAATAGCAAACTCAATTAGTAAGTCTCTTGCAAAAAAAACCATTGCAGCAACCATAAATGGTAAACAGGTAGATACATATTATCCATTGACTTGTTCTGGTGAATTAAAATTTATAACATTAGATGATGAGGGAGATGAGGTTCAAGAGATTATAAGGCATGATTGTGCTCATTTAATGGCGCAAGCAGTAAAAGAGCTATACCCTGAGGTGCAAGTTACTATAGGGCCTGCAATAGAAAATGGTTTCTATTATGATTTTGTTAGAGAAACTCCTTTTAAAATAGATGATCTTAACAAGATTGAAAAAAAAATGAGAAAACTAGCTGAGCAAAATATAGAAGTTACTTGTGAGGTTTGGCAGAGAAATGAAGCAAAAAAATTCTTTTTAGATCAGGGTGAAACATATAAAGCTGAAATTATAGAGTCCATTCCAGAAGACCAGGAAATAACTTTATATAGGCAAGGGAATTTTATAGATTTATGCAGGGGACCTCATGCTAGATCAACTAATTTTATAAAAAACTTTAAGCTAACTAAAGTGAGTGGTGCTTATTGGCGAGGAGATTCAAAAAACCAGATGTTACAGAGGATTTATGGTACTGCTTTTGCAAAAAAAGAGCAGTTAGAAGAATATCTTTTTAGGGTTGAGGAGGCTGAAAAAAGAGATCATAGAAAATTAGGTAAAGACTTGAATTTGTTTCATATTCAAGAGGAAGCCACTGGTTCTATTTTTTGGCACAAAAATGGCACAATATTATATAATTTAATTCAAGAGTTTGTAAGAAAAGTACAAAATGATAATGGTTATTTTGAAGTTAAAACACCTATGTTAATCGATAAATCATTATGGGAAAAATCTGGTCATTGGTCTAAATTTCAAGAAAACATGTTCATTGCGCAGTCAGAAGGCAGAGAATTAGCTTTGAAGCCAATGAATTGTCCTGCTCATATTCAAGTTTTTAACCAGAAAGTAACCAGCTATAAAGATCTGCCATATAGAATGGCAGAATTTGGATGTTGTCATCGTAATGAACCCTCTGGTGCTTTACATGGCTTGATGCGAGTTAGGGGTTTTGTACAAGATGACGCACATATCTTCTGCACAGAAGAGCAAGTCACTGAAGAAACTAAAAACTTTTCAAATTTATTATTAGAAGTTTACAAGGTTTTTTCATTTGCTAAAGTCAAAATTAAATTTTCAGACAGACCAGATAAAAGAGCTGGAACTGATGAAACTTGGGATAAAGCTGAAAATGCGTTAAAAAAAGCTATAGAAGCAGTTGGTATACCCTATGAACTAAACCCCGGTGAAGGAGCTTTTTATGGCCCAAAAATAGAATTTGTATTAACTGATACTATTGGTAGAGATTGGCAATGTGGTACTTTACAAGTAGATTTTGTGTTACCAGAGCGCTTAGATGCAAAATATACAGATAACTCTGGAAATCAAGTTAGACCTGTATTAATACATCGAGCAATATTAGGTTCTTTTGAGCGCTTTATTGGTATTTTAATTGAGCATTATGGTGGTAAATTTCCTTTATGGCTTGCGCCAGATCAAGTGGCAATTGCAACCGTTACTAACAAAGTTGATGAATATGCAGATGAGGTTGCTAGAACTTTAGCTCAAATAGGCATCAGATATATTAAAGATATTTCTTCTGATAAAATAGGCTATAAAATTAGAAAATATAGTAACCTAAAAGTACCTATGATCTTTATTTTAGGCGAAGATGAAATGAATAATAAAACAGTCCAAATAAGAAAATTAGGGGAGGTAGAGCAAGAAAACCTTGAACTTAGTAAAATTAATAATAGATTAAAAGATATAATTCTTGTGCCATCATGTTAA
- the infC gene encoding translation initiation factor IF-3 yields the protein MNKKNKLPAANNRIRAEKVRVVDDKGEMLGVLGLNEAILKAKSLSLDLVEVSPNASPPVCKILDYGKYKYELQKRAAEAKKKQKTVEIKEIKIRPNIGDNDYNIKLKATSKFLQEGNKVKISMRFRGREIAKQEIARNIFLRVKEDTDELAKIEVEPKMEMRQLLMILAPK from the coding sequence ATGAATAAAAAGAACAAACTTCCTGCTGCTAACAACAGAATAAGAGCAGAAAAAGTGAGAGTAGTTGATGATAAAGGAGAAATGCTAGGAGTTTTAGGCTTAAATGAAGCAATTTTAAAGGCAAAATCTTTAAGCTTAGATTTAGTTGAGGTCTCACCAAATGCTAGTCCGCCTGTGTGTAAAATCTTAGATTATGGTAAGTATAAGTATGAATTACAAAAGCGTGCAGCTGAAGCAAAAAAGAAACAAAAAACCGTAGAGATTAAAGAAATTAAAATTAGACCAAATATTGGTGATAACGACTATAATATCAAGTTAAAAGCAACCTCAAAATTCTTGCAAGAAGGTAATAAAGTTAAAATATCTATGCGTTTTAGAGGAAGAGAAATAGCTAAGCAGGAAATTGCTAGAAATATTTTTCTAAGAGTAAAAGAGGATACAGATGAGTTGGCTAAAATAGAAGTTGAGCCTAAAATGGAAATGAGACAATTATTAATGATTTTAGCCCCAAAATAG
- a CDS encoding L-serine ammonia-lyase: protein MHISVFDLFKIGIGPSSSHTVGPMRAAKKFLELATEKYIFEETTKIKINLHGSLASTGIGHGTDKAVIMGLFGFEPEHINIIEADKIFSEVKDKNFLLLLNKKKISFDYHTDLDLDFKNLPQHPNGMEFVLFNDKSAVIYRKKFFSVGGGFFLSESEINDNHNNKAKKVKFEFKKCDQLLEIAENNNLTIAEIVAFNELTFHKQEEIDSKIIRIWSVMQESVNIGCQTEGILPGGLNVSRRAPAIYKKLLSSKDTPQKIFDWVSLYALAVNEQNAAGGRIVTAPTNGAAGIIPATLHYYEKYHQKLSLAQLKTFFFTAGAIGFLYKENASISGAEMGCQGEVGVACSMAAGGLAALRECTNKQIEVAAEIGMEHNLGLTCDPVKGLVQIPCIERNTMGAIKAINAARLARNNDGTEKVSLDKVIRTMKQIGLDMKSRYKETSRGGLAINVIEC from the coding sequence ATGCATATATCAGTTTTTGACTTGTTTAAAATAGGAATAGGTCCTTCAAGTTCTCACACCGTAGGACCAATGAGAGCGGCAAAAAAATTTCTAGAATTAGCAACAGAAAAATATATATTTGAAGAAACAACAAAAATAAAAATAAATCTACATGGCTCCTTGGCGTCAACTGGTATAGGACATGGCACAGATAAAGCTGTTATTATGGGTTTATTTGGCTTTGAACCCGAACATATAAATATTATCGAGGCAGATAAGATATTTAGTGAAGTTAAAGATAAAAATTTCTTATTATTGTTAAATAAAAAGAAAATTAGTTTTGATTATCATACAGATTTAGATTTAGACTTTAAAAACTTACCACAGCACCCTAACGGTATGGAGTTTGTTTTATTTAATGATAAAAGCGCTGTTATTTATCGAAAAAAGTTCTTTTCTGTGGGTGGAGGTTTTTTTCTATCAGAGTCAGAAATTAATGATAACCATAATAATAAAGCTAAGAAAGTAAAATTTGAATTTAAAAAATGTGATCAATTACTAGAAATTGCTGAGAATAATAACTTAACTATAGCTGAGATAGTGGCGTTTAATGAATTAACTTTTCATAAGCAGGAAGAAATAGATAGTAAAATAATACGTATTTGGTCAGTGATGCAAGAATCTGTTAATATTGGTTGTCAAACAGAGGGAATATTACCTGGTGGTTTAAATGTGAGCCGCAGAGCTCCTGCAATATATAAGAAGTTATTAAGCTCTAAAGATACACCACAAAAAATATTTGACTGGGTAAGTTTATATGCATTAGCAGTAAATGAACAAAATGCGGCAGGAGGGCGCATAGTAACGGCACCAACCAATGGTGCGGCGGGTATTATACCAGCAACATTACATTATTATGAAAAATATCATCAAAAATTATCTCTAGCGCAATTAAAAACTTTCTTTTTTACAGCTGGTGCCATCGGCTTTTTATATAAAGAGAATGCCTCTATTTCTGGGGCTGAGATGGGTTGTCAAGGAGAAGTAGGTGTAGCTTGTTCTATGGCAGCTGGAGGGCTTGCAGCATTAAGAGAATGTACTAATAAACAAATTGAAGTAGCGGCAGAAATTGGTATGGAACATAATCTTGGTTTAACTTGTGACCCAGTTAAAGGCTTAGTGCAAATACCATGTATAGAAAGAAATACTATGGGAGCTATAAAAGCAATAAATGCAGCAAGATTAGCGCGAAATAACGATGGAACAGAAAAAGTTTCTTTGGATAAAGTAATAAGAACAATGAAACAAATAGGCCTAGATATGAAGTCTAGATATAAAGAAACTTCAAGAGGAGGTTTAGCAATAAATGTTATAGAATGCTAA
- the yaaA gene encoding peroxide stress protein YaaA, with protein sequence MLILLSPAKKLNLENEFKPKKTSFPDFLDKTKILAQILKEKTPKDLKELMKISDNIAELNYNRYQDFNLSNVEKLYVAISSFAGEVYNGLDAKTLSNNELEYANNNLRILSGLYGLLRPFDQIQPYRLEMGTKLENPEGKNLYDFWQSLITEKINNDFSTQIINLASNEYFKAVKFKSLQQDIITPAFFENKNGEYKTIMMYAKKARGLMARYIIKNKIKNWEALKFFNYDNYIFNPKLSDLDCKNKKLVFTRG encoded by the coding sequence ATGTTAATTTTATTATCACCTGCTAAAAAACTTAATTTAGAAAATGAGTTTAAGCCAAAAAAAACTAGTTTTCCAGATTTCTTAGATAAAACAAAAATTTTAGCACAAATATTAAAAGAAAAAACACCTAAGGATTTAAAAGAGCTGATGAAAATTAGCGATAATATAGCTGAGTTAAATTATAATAGATATCAGGATTTTAACTTAAGTAATGTTGAAAAATTATATGTAGCAATTTCTAGTTTTGCTGGTGAAGTATATAATGGCTTAGATGCTAAAACATTAAGCAATAATGAATTAGAATATGCTAATAATAATTTAAGAATATTATCTGGTTTATATGGTTTATTAAGGCCTTTTGATCAGATTCAACCATATCGCTTAGAAATGGGTACTAAGTTAGAAAACCCTGAGGGTAAAAACCTTTATGATTTCTGGCAAAGTTTAATTACAGAAAAAATTAATAATGATTTTTCAACACAAATCATCAATCTTGCTTCTAATGAATATTTCAAAGCTGTTAAATTTAAATCACTACAGCAAGATATTATAACACCTGCCTTTTTTGAAAATAAAAATGGTGAATATAAAACAATCATGATGTATGCAAAAAAAGCCAGAGGCTTAATGGCAAGATATATCATAAAAAACAAAATTAAAAATTGGGAAGCTTTAAAATTTTTTAATTATGATAATTATATTTTTAACCCTAAATTATCTGATTTAGATTGCAAAAATAAAAAACTTGTTTTTACTAGGGGGTAA
- a CDS encoding HesA/MoeB/ThiF family protein, giving the protein MSKDHKFNKHILLKEIGTKGQEKINKAKILIIGLGGLGSPCVRYLASSGVNNFCLIDDDIIELDNLARQNNYCEEDIDKGKVEVTAKIIKTLNPKAQIELISKRLEFKLLAKYANNYDLIIDASDNFKTKFMLSDIATEQNKTLISGSFLGFNGYVSVYKQYYDNNLPCFRCFHHEEIDVKLEKACYKQGVFSPGVGVVGTFMAAEVLKEIIGIKETMAGKMMIFDFIKNNHRLVKVKKRKSCMCSFK; this is encoded by the coding sequence ATGAGTAAAGACCATAAATTTAATAAACATATCTTATTAAAAGAAATTGGTACTAAAGGGCAAGAGAAAATTAATAAAGCTAAAATATTAATTATAGGTCTTGGTGGCCTTGGTTCGCCATGTGTGCGTTATTTAGCTTCTAGTGGTGTAAATAATTTTTGTCTTATAGATGATGACATTATAGAGTTGGACAATTTAGCAAGACAAAATAATTATTGCGAAGAAGATATAGATAAGGGAAAAGTAGAAGTTACAGCCAAAATAATAAAAACATTAAATCCAAAAGCACAAATAGAGTTAATTTCTAAAAGATTAGAGTTTAAATTGCTTGCAAAATACGCAAATAATTATGACTTAATTATTGATGCAAGCGACAACTTTAAAACAAAATTTATGCTTTCAGATATTGCCACAGAGCAAAATAAGACCTTAATCTCTGGTTCATTTCTAGGATTTAATGGTTATGTTTCAGTATATAAGCAATATTATGATAATAACCTACCTTGCTTTCGTTGCTTTCACCATGAAGAAATTGATGTTAAGCTAGAAAAAGCTTGTTATAAGCAAGGAGTATTTAGTCCAGGAGTAGGGGTAGTTGGAACTTTTATGGCCGCAGAAGTGTTAAAAGAAATTATAGGTATAAAAGAAACTATGGCTGGTAAAATGATGATTTTTGATTTTATTAAAAATAATCATCGCTTAGTTAAAGTAAAAAAAAGAAAAAGCTGTATGTGCAGCTTTAAATAA